One segment of Candidatus Gastranaerophilales bacterium DNA contains the following:
- the murG gene encoding undecaprenyldiphospho-muramoylpentapeptide beta-N-acetylglucosaminyltransferase — protein sequence MQQTQSDNKKVYFISGGGTGGHIYPAVSIAETLLQQEDTGKIYYIGNPDNLEKNIVKQNPELEFLPVKVSGMPRKCSFKFLKWFWDLKIATLKAVFYIKKYKPSAVFTTGGYVSAPAAIAAILTKTPFMIHDCDAQPGLVSKLVAPYADKVSVAFEGSKKLLKSDKIEVNGNPIRSSFCNLSKTEARAKLSLRNKVTILAMGGSQGARTINNAVIEMAQAVTEELDVQLIIQTGKKNFDDVIKRFEEYFPNYYMNTNLVIRPYFDEMWVALNSADIVISRAGSLSLSEINLCGLPSILVPYPYAAADHQKKNAKAMEEKGASVCLEDKDCSRDNLLNIVKEIIFNSDKMSNMSHAAYLMATPDAAVSITKQLKSIIK from the coding sequence TCTTTTGCAACAAGAAGATACAGGAAAAATCTATTATATCGGCAACCCCGATAACCTTGAAAAAAATATCGTAAAGCAAAATCCCGAGTTGGAATTTCTACCCGTAAAAGTTTCCGGCATGCCTAGAAAATGCAGTTTTAAATTTTTAAAATGGTTTTGGGATTTGAAAATAGCAACCTTGAAAGCAGTTTTTTATATTAAAAAATATAAGCCTTCTGCTGTTTTTACAACAGGTGGCTATGTAAGTGCCCCTGCTGCCATTGCTGCAATATTAACCAAGACACCGTTTATGATTCATGATTGTGACGCTCAACCGGGGCTTGTATCAAAGCTTGTAGCTCCTTATGCGGACAAGGTTTCAGTTGCTTTTGAGGGGTCTAAAAAACTTTTAAAATCAGATAAAATTGAAGTGAACGGTAACCCGATAAGAAGTTCATTTTGTAATTTGTCAAAAACTGAAGCCAGAGCAAAACTTTCTTTGCGAAACAAGGTAACAATACTTGCTATGGGAGGCTCTCAAGGAGCAAGAACAATAAACAATGCCGTCATTGAAATGGCTCAAGCTGTTACAGAAGAGCTTGATGTCCAGTTGATAATTCAAACGGGAAAAAAGAATTTCGATGATGTTATAAAACGATTTGAGGAATATTTTCCCAATTATTATATGAATACAAACCTTGTCATCAGACCTTATTTTGACGAAATGTGGGTTGCCTTAAATTCTGCTGATATTGTTATTTCAAGAGCAGGCTCACTTAGCCTTTCTGAGATTAATCTTTGCGGTTTGCCGTCAATTTTGGTTCCTTATCCTTATGCTGCTGCTGACCATCAAAAGAAAAATGCAAAAGCTATGGAGGAAAAAGGTGCCTCTGTTTGTTTAGAAGATAAAGATTGTTCAAGAGATAATTTATTAAATATTGTCAAAGAGATAATATTTAATTCAGATAAAATGTCTAATATGTCACACGCTGCATATTTAATGGCAACACCTGATGCAGCGGTTTCAATAACAAAGCAATTAAAAAGTATTATAAAATGA